A single region of the Agromyces sp. Leaf222 genome encodes:
- the pepN gene encoding aminopeptidase N has translation MPGENLTRSEAEERAALVTVHDYDVVLDVTTGPEVFKTTTTVRFDATEGASTFIDAITAAVHRVSLNGVELDPSEVSDGVRIQLPNLAAQNELVVEADGRYMNTGEGLHRFVDPVDGEVYLYTQFEVPDSRRMFAVFEQPDLKAAFRFTVTAPAHWEVVSNSATPEPVDAHEGAKTWAFEPTQRISSYITALIAGPYAVVRDELTSSDGRVIPLGVFSRKSLSQYLDADYVFEKTKQGFEYFEAKFDIAYPFPKYDQLFVPEYNAGAMENAGAVTFTEAYVFRSKVTDAIRERRVVTILHELAHMWFGDLVTMKWWNDLWLNESFAEWASTIATAEATEWTEAWTTFNSMEKSWAYRQDQLPSTHPIVATINDLEDVLVNFDGITYAKGGSVLKQLVAWVGIDAFFAGVSAYFKKHQWGNTTLADLLVELEAASGRDLSEWSKLWLETSGVNTLRPEIETDAEGRITAFTVLQSAPADYPTIRPHRLAIGFYNLVDGKLVRDHRVELDVDGERTEVAELVGLSRPALVLLNDDDLAYAKIRLDDASHGVALANLSEIEDPLARALVWSSVWDATRDGETRASDYLALVLGNIASETESTTLRIVLANAALAAGAYTAPDRQDDALRAVADGFWRLAQEATAGSDAQFQFTTNFAGIAEHGSHVDELAALFSGDLQLDGLEIDADLGWRLLIALVAAGRAGDAEIDARLADDNTATGQQSAAHARAAIQTVDGKERAWSSLVDVDTATNTIVRESAAGFVRTTDPALLESFVERYFAMLEPVWESRSYAIAEKLVDGLYPSPLANRGLADASRAWLDAHPDVPALRRLVIERLAGVDRALVAQERDAQQA, from the coding sequence GTGCCTGGAGAGAACCTCACCCGATCCGAAGCCGAGGAGCGCGCGGCGCTCGTCACCGTGCACGACTACGACGTCGTGCTCGACGTGACCACCGGCCCCGAGGTCTTCAAGACGACGACCACGGTGCGGTTCGACGCCACCGAAGGCGCCTCGACCTTCATCGACGCCATCACCGCGGCCGTGCACCGCGTCAGCCTCAACGGCGTCGAGCTCGACCCCTCCGAGGTCAGCGACGGCGTGCGCATCCAGCTGCCGAACCTCGCCGCGCAGAACGAGCTCGTCGTCGAGGCCGACGGCCGCTACATGAACACGGGCGAGGGCCTGCACCGCTTCGTCGACCCCGTCGACGGCGAGGTGTACCTCTACACCCAGTTCGAGGTGCCCGACTCGCGGCGCATGTTCGCCGTGTTCGAGCAGCCCGACCTGAAGGCGGCGTTCCGGTTCACGGTCACCGCGCCCGCGCACTGGGAGGTCGTGTCGAACTCGGCCACGCCCGAGCCCGTCGACGCGCACGAGGGTGCGAAGACGTGGGCGTTCGAGCCCACCCAGCGCATCTCGAGCTACATCACCGCCCTCATCGCCGGCCCCTACGCGGTCGTGCGCGACGAGCTCACGAGCTCCGACGGCCGCGTCATCCCGCTCGGCGTGTTCAGCCGCAAGAGCCTGTCGCAGTACCTCGACGCCGACTACGTCTTCGAGAAGACGAAGCAGGGCTTCGAGTACTTCGAGGCGAAGTTCGACATCGCCTACCCGTTCCCGAAGTACGACCAGCTCTTCGTGCCCGAGTACAACGCGGGCGCGATGGAGAACGCGGGTGCCGTCACCTTCACCGAGGCGTACGTGTTCCGCTCGAAGGTCACCGACGCCATCCGCGAGCGTCGCGTCGTCACGATCCTGCACGAGCTCGCCCACATGTGGTTCGGCGACCTCGTGACCATGAAGTGGTGGAACGACCTGTGGCTGAACGAGTCGTTCGCCGAGTGGGCGTCGACCATCGCCACCGCAGAGGCCACCGAGTGGACCGAGGCCTGGACCACGTTCAACTCCATGGAGAAGAGCTGGGCCTACCGCCAGGACCAGCTGCCCTCGACCCACCCGATCGTGGCGACCATCAACGACCTCGAAGACGTGCTCGTCAACTTCGACGGCATCACGTACGCCAAGGGCGGCTCGGTGCTGAAGCAGCTCGTCGCCTGGGTCGGCATCGACGCCTTCTTCGCGGGCGTCTCGGCGTACTTCAAGAAGCACCAGTGGGGCAACACGACCCTCGCCGACCTGCTCGTCGAGCTCGAGGCAGCCAGCGGGCGAGACCTCTCCGAGTGGTCGAAGCTGTGGCTCGAGACCTCGGGCGTCAACACGCTGCGCCCCGAGATCGAGACCGATGCCGAGGGCCGGATCACGGCGTTCACGGTGCTGCAGTCGGCGCCAGCCGACTACCCCACGATCCGCCCGCACCGCCTCGCGATCGGCTTCTACAACCTCGTCGACGGCAAGCTCGTGCGCGACCACCGCGTCGAACTCGACGTCGACGGCGAGCGCACCGAGGTCGCCGAGCTCGTCGGCCTCTCGCGCCCCGCGCTCGTGCTGCTGAACGACGACGACCTCGCCTACGCGAAGATCCGCCTCGACGACGCCTCGCACGGCGTCGCACTCGCCAACCTCAGCGAGATCGAGGACCCGCTGGCCCGCGCCCTCGTCTGGAGCTCGGTGTGGGACGCCACGCGCGACGGCGAGACGCGCGCGAGCGACTACCTCGCCCTCGTGCTCGGCAACATCGCGAGCGAGACCGAGTCGACCACCCTGCGCATCGTGCTCGCCAACGCGGCGCTCGCCGCAGGCGCGTACACGGCGCCCGACCGGCAGGACGACGCCCTCCGCGCCGTCGCCGACGGCTTCTGGCGCCTCGCACAGGAGGCGACGGCCGGCAGCGACGCGCAGTTCCAGTTCACGACGAACTTCGCCGGCATCGCCGAGCACGGCTCCCACGTCGACGAGCTCGCGGCACTCTTCTCGGGCGACCTGCAGCTCGACGGCCTCGAGATCGACGCCGACCTCGGATGGCGCCTGCTCATCGCGCTCGTCGCCGCGGGCCGCGCCGGCGACGCCGAGATCGACGCGCGACTCGCCGACGACAACACGGCCACCGGCCAGCAGTCGGCCGCCCACGCACGAGCGGCGATCCAGACCGTCGACGGCAAGGAGCGCGCCTGGTCGTCGCTCGTCGACGTCGACACCGCGACGAACACGATCGTGCGCGAGTCGGCCGCCGGGTTCGTGCGCACCACCGATCCGGCCCTGCTCGAGTCGTTCGTCGAGCGGTACTTCGCGATGCTCGAGCCCGTCTGGGAGTCCCGCAGCTATGCGATCGCCGAGAAGCTCGTCGACGGCCTGTACCCCTCGCCGCTCGCGAACCGGGGGCTCGCCGACGCGAGCCGTGCGTGGCTCGACGCGCACCCCGACGTGCCGGCCCTGCGCCGCCTCGTCATCGAGCGCCTCGCCGGCGTCGACCGCGCCCTCGTGGCGCAGGAGCGCGACGCGCAGCAGGCCTGA
- a CDS encoding SDR family NAD(P)-dependent oxidoreductase → MPSAAPASVSAPTIDPADLETTLRVLATLSELDQDDPDFETVRHATAKMFKAVKVARRLEKRRVIQDADRAVIAATATGAPTRIDDETRGADLVSGTDARTAGELQVARPCYICKQRYTLVDAFYHQLCPTCAAMSHAKRDARTDLTGKRALLTGGRAKIGMYIALRLLRDGAHTTITTRFPRDAARRFAAMPDAADWLHRLKIVGIDLRDPAQVIALADDVAAQGSLDILINNAAQTVRRSPGSYSPLVEAESSPLPDGPMPELVSFGHTNDAHPLALADSVSSHPVLSSGLFAGTMTADDLTALALAPGSSSLARLADRTAIDAGGLVPDLHHENSWSAVVQDVDPLEMLEVQLCNTTAPFILVSRLRPSLAASPARRTYVVNVSAMEGVFSRGYKGPGHPHTNMAKAAMNMLTRTSAKEMLADGILMTSVDTGWITDERPHPTKVRLAEEGFHAPLDLVDGAARVYDPIVRGEAGEDVTGVFLKDYSRADW, encoded by the coding sequence ATGCCCTCCGCCGCCCCCGCCTCCGTCAGCGCGCCGACGATCGACCCCGCCGACCTCGAGACGACGCTCCGCGTGCTGGCGACGCTCAGCGAGCTCGATCAGGACGACCCCGACTTCGAGACCGTGCGCCATGCGACGGCGAAGATGTTCAAGGCGGTCAAGGTCGCGCGTCGCCTCGAGAAGCGTCGCGTCATCCAGGACGCCGACCGTGCCGTCATCGCGGCGACGGCGACCGGGGCGCCGACCCGCATCGACGACGAGACCCGCGGCGCCGACCTCGTGAGCGGCACCGATGCCCGAACGGCCGGCGAGCTGCAGGTGGCGCGCCCCTGTTACATCTGCAAGCAGCGGTACACGCTCGTCGATGCCTTCTACCACCAGCTCTGCCCGACGTGCGCGGCGATGAGCCACGCCAAGCGCGACGCGCGCACCGACCTCACCGGCAAGCGGGCGCTGCTCACGGGCGGTCGGGCGAAGATCGGCATGTACATCGCGCTGCGCCTGCTGCGCGACGGCGCGCACACCACGATCACGACCCGGTTCCCGCGCGACGCGGCTCGGCGGTTCGCCGCGATGCCCGACGCCGCCGACTGGCTGCACCGCCTGAAGATCGTCGGCATCGACCTGCGCGACCCCGCCCAGGTCATCGCGCTCGCCGACGACGTCGCCGCGCAGGGCTCCCTCGACATCCTCATCAACAACGCGGCGCAGACGGTGCGCCGCTCCCCCGGCTCGTACTCGCCGCTCGTCGAGGCGGAGTCGTCTCCCCTGCCCGACGGGCCGATGCCCGAGCTCGTCAGCTTCGGGCACACGAACGACGCGCACCCGCTCGCCCTCGCGGACTCGGTGTCGAGCCATCCGGTGCTCTCGTCGGGCCTGTTCGCCGGCACGATGACCGCCGACGACCTCACCGCACTCGCGCTCGCCCCCGGCTCGAGCTCGCTCGCTCGGCTGGCCGACCGCACCGCGATCGACGCCGGCGGGCTCGTTCCCGACCTCCACCACGAGAACAGCTGGAGCGCGGTCGTGCAAGACGTCGATCCGCTCGAGATGCTCGAGGTGCAGCTCTGCAACACGACGGCGCCGTTCATCCTGGTGAGCCGCCTCCGCCCGTCGCTGGCCGCGTCGCCCGCCCGCCGTACCTATGTCGTCAACGTCTCGGCGATGGAGGGCGTGTTCAGCCGCGGGTACAAGGGCCCAGGGCACCCGCACACGAACATGGCGAAGGCCGCGATGAACATGCTCACGCGCACGAGCGCGAAGGAGATGCTCGCCGACGGCATCCTCATGACGAGCGTCGACACCGGCTGGATCACCGACGAGCGCCCGCACCCCACCAAGGTGCGCCTCGCCGAGGAGGGCTTCCACGCCCCGCTCGACCTCGTCGACGGCGCCGCCCGGGTGTACGACCCGATCGTGCGCGGCGAGGCCGGCGAAGACGTGACCGGCGTGTTCCTGAAGGACTACTCGCGCGCCGACTGGTGA
- a CDS encoding DUF2332 domain-containing protein, which translates to MSTSTDASAATAERYRVFAEVEADGMSATYEAWAAGVATDAAVQALIDELPAPKRQPNLVFSAARLVGAEPGPYAEFAAWLAGHWNAVREVAMTHATQTNEAARCALHLPVLAGIEGPIALLEVGASAGLCLYPDRYSYRYTGQALAGTAHLDPADGPSPVVLDCAIRGTTPPPVSTSMPEIVWRAGIDLNPLDVRSRADVDWLDALVWPEHDDRRARLRAAAEIAAADPPRLVGGDLNEQLAALAAAATREATLVVFHTAVLMYLDEPGRERFTRLVRGLPGHWLSCEGRNVLRGIRVRDDVPNERSDLVLALDGVQVAWAQPHGRALTWVPNP; encoded by the coding sequence ATGAGCACCAGCACCGACGCGTCCGCCGCAACGGCCGAGCGATACCGCGTCTTCGCCGAGGTCGAGGCCGACGGCATGTCCGCCACGTACGAGGCCTGGGCCGCAGGGGTGGCGACGGATGCCGCGGTGCAGGCGCTCATCGACGAGCTGCCCGCGCCCAAGCGGCAGCCCAACCTCGTCTTCTCGGCCGCGCGCCTGGTCGGAGCGGAGCCCGGCCCGTACGCGGAATTCGCCGCATGGCTCGCTGGGCACTGGAACGCCGTGCGCGAGGTCGCGATGACGCACGCGACGCAGACGAACGAGGCCGCACGCTGCGCCCTGCACCTGCCGGTGCTCGCCGGCATCGAAGGCCCCATCGCCCTGCTCGAGGTCGGCGCCTCCGCCGGACTCTGCCTCTACCCCGATCGGTACAGCTACCGGTACACCGGGCAAGCCCTCGCCGGCACCGCACACCTCGACCCCGCCGACGGCCCGAGTCCGGTCGTGCTCGACTGCGCGATCAGGGGCACGACACCCCCGCCCGTGTCGACGAGCATGCCCGAGATCGTCTGGCGCGCCGGCATCGACCTCAACCCGCTCGACGTGCGCTCGCGAGCGGATGTCGACTGGCTCGACGCTCTCGTCTGGCCCGAGCACGACGACCGGCGGGCCCGCCTCCGCGCCGCAGCCGAGATCGCCGCGGCGGACCCGCCCCGGCTCGTCGGCGGGGACCTCAACGAACAGCTGGCCGCGCTCGCCGCAGCCGCCACGCGGGAGGCCACTCTCGTCGTGTTCCACACGGCGGTGCTCATGTACCTCGACGAACCAGGACGCGAGCGCTTCACCAGGCTGGTGCGGGGACTGCCCGGCCACTGGCTCTCCTGCGAGGGCCGGAACGTGCTCCGCGGCATCCGGGTGCGCGACGACGTGCCCAACGAGCGCAGCGATCTCGTGCTCGCCCTCGACGGCGTCCAGGTCGCCTGGGCGCAGCCCCACGGGCGTGCGCTCACGTGGGTGCCGAATCCCTAG
- a CDS encoding ribose-5-phosphate isomerase, producing MRIHIATDHAGLEFSRTLVDHLTNAGHEVLDHGPTEYDALDDYPAFCINAALAVAADQSAGVHALGIVFGGSGNGEQIAANKVRGIRAALVWSMDTAILSRQHNDANVISIGARQHTVEEAIRYIDAFIAEPFSGDERHARRIAQLAEYETTGDIAGKGVNRPAATEA from the coding sequence ATGCGCATCCACATCGCGACCGATCACGCCGGCCTCGAGTTCAGCCGTACGCTCGTCGACCACCTGACCAACGCCGGTCACGAGGTGCTCGACCACGGCCCCACCGAATACGACGCCCTCGACGACTACCCGGCGTTCTGCATCAACGCGGCGCTCGCCGTGGCCGCCGACCAGTCGGCGGGCGTGCACGCGCTCGGCATCGTCTTCGGCGGGTCGGGCAACGGCGAGCAGATCGCCGCCAACAAGGTGCGCGGCATCCGGGCCGCCCTCGTGTGGAGCATGGACACGGCGATCCTCTCCCGCCAGCACAACGACGCGAACGTCATCTCGATCGGCGCCCGCCAGCACACGGTAGAAGAGGCGATCCGCTACATCGACGCGTTCATCGCCGAGCCCTTCTCGGGCGACGAGCGTCACGCCCGCCGCATCGCGCAGCTCGCCGAGTACGAGACCACTGGCGACATCGCCGGCAAGGGCGTGAACCGCCCCGCCGCGACCGAGGCGTAG
- a CDS encoding Fpg/Nei family DNA glycosylase, with translation MPEGHSVHRITRQFERNFVGHVVRASSPQGRFVQGAADLDGRRVTDARAVGKQMFLGFEGDRWLRVHLGMYGAWDFAGDILMDATIASANGRMGQTNQRGTFLDRDNPDAVVFDSAGENSLTSIGAPRRTRLRMSESEKEGARLETFPPEPIGQVRVRLLTESVCADLRGPTACEVLDPAQVEAIVAKLGPDPLLDPGPDAEERFTSVVRRKPTPIGLLLMDQNVVAGIGNVYRAELLFRARLNPHTPGRLVPEALVRDLWRDWAKLLAIGVETGQMMTMDDLDPEAYRAAMASRDDRHWVYKREGQPCRVCGTNIVLEEMGARKLYWCPRCQA, from the coding sequence GTGCCCGAGGGGCATTCCGTCCACCGCATCACCCGGCAGTTCGAGCGAAACTTCGTCGGGCACGTCGTGCGCGCCTCGAGCCCGCAGGGCCGCTTCGTGCAGGGCGCCGCCGACCTCGACGGCCGCCGGGTGACCGATGCGCGCGCGGTCGGCAAGCAGATGTTCCTCGGGTTCGAGGGCGACCGGTGGCTGCGCGTGCACCTCGGCATGTACGGCGCGTGGGACTTCGCGGGCGACATCCTCATGGACGCCACGATCGCGTCGGCGAACGGCCGCATGGGGCAGACGAACCAGCGCGGCACGTTCCTCGATCGGGACAACCCCGACGCCGTGGTGTTCGACTCCGCCGGCGAGAACTCGCTCACCTCGATCGGGGCACCCCGCCGCACGCGTCTGCGCATGTCCGAGTCCGAGAAGGAGGGCGCGCGTCTCGAGACGTTCCCGCCCGAGCCGATCGGCCAGGTGCGCGTGCGCCTGCTGACCGAGTCGGTGTGCGCCGACCTGCGCGGGCCGACCGCGTGCGAGGTACTCGACCCGGCCCAGGTGGAGGCGATCGTCGCGAAGCTCGGGCCCGACCCGCTGCTCGACCCCGGGCCCGACGCCGAGGAGCGGTTCACGAGCGTCGTGCGCCGAAAGCCGACGCCCATCGGCCTGCTGCTCATGGACCAGAACGTCGTCGCCGGCATCGGCAACGTCTATCGCGCCGAACTCCTGTTCCGCGCGCGCCTGAACCCGCACACCCCGGGCCGGCTCGTTCCCGAAGCGCTCGTCCGCGACCTCTGGCGGGACTGGGCGAAGCTGCTCGCGATCGGCGTCGAGACCGGCCAGATGATGACCATGGACGACCTCGACCCCGAGGCCTACCGTGCCGCGATGGCGAGTCGAGACGACCGCCACTGGGTCTACAAGCGCGAGGGTCAGCCGTGCCGCGTGTGCGGCACGAACATCGTGCTCGAGGAGATGGGTGCCCGCAAGCTCTACTGGTGCCCGAGGTGCCAGGCGTGA
- a CDS encoding amidohydrolase has translation MPEVPGVTSVQVPDAAAPLLLSGARLPGSPGPVDLHVVDGRVASIRPSGGMPERRADDGAAVRRVHLDGRFVVPGLHDRHVHASQWAMVSRRLDLADAGSAAEVAALVAASVDAAVASGAGEVIGFGYRDGLWADAPTLAVLDAVSGDVPVVLVSADLHACWLNSAAARRHGVLETAGTSGVLREDDCFALVRELDDIADDVLDAWVGDAAERAAARGVVGITDYEMRWNRDDWARRAARGIRSLRVSFGVYTQHLDRAIAEGLRTGDAIEGTGGLVTVGGYKVITDGSLNTRTAWCFDPYPGLDAHEHPYGLATVPFDELVPLMRRASQADLTPAVHAIGDQANARVLDAFERVGCRGSIEHAQLLRHEDVARFAALGVVASVQPEHAMDDRDVAERYWAGRTDRAFMLAELATAGVELALGSDAPVAPLDPWVAIAAAVGRTRDGRDPWHPEQAIAARVALAASTNGAGDTVREGMAADLAVLERDPLSATVDELRTMPVSATLLAGRFTHSTPSVG, from the coding sequence GTGCCCGAGGTGCCAGGCGTGACGAGCGTGCAGGTGCCGGATGCCGCTGCGCCGCTGCTCCTCTCCGGTGCACGTCTGCCCGGCTCGCCCGGGCCCGTCGACCTGCACGTCGTCGACGGACGGGTCGCGTCGATCCGGCCGTCCGGCGGCATGCCCGAGCGACGTGCCGACGACGGTGCCGCCGTTCGTCGGGTCCACCTCGACGGACGGTTCGTGGTCCCGGGCCTGCACGATCGCCACGTGCACGCGTCGCAGTGGGCGATGGTGTCACGCCGGCTCGACCTCGCGGATGCCGGGTCGGCGGCCGAGGTCGCGGCGCTGGTCGCGGCATCCGTCGACGCGGCCGTCGCGTCGGGAGCGGGCGAGGTCATCGGCTTCGGCTACCGCGACGGGCTCTGGGCCGATGCCCCCACGCTGGCCGTGCTCGACGCGGTCTCGGGTGACGTGCCCGTCGTGCTCGTCTCGGCCGACCTGCATGCGTGCTGGCTGAACTCGGCCGCGGCCAGGCGCCACGGCGTGCTCGAGACGGCCGGCACGTCGGGCGTGCTGCGTGAAGACGACTGCTTCGCACTCGTGCGCGAGCTCGACGACATCGCCGACGACGTGCTCGACGCCTGGGTCGGCGACGCGGCCGAACGCGCCGCGGCGCGCGGCGTCGTCGGCATCACCGACTACGAGATGCGATGGAACCGCGACGACTGGGCCAGGCGGGCCGCCCGCGGCATCCGCTCGCTCCGGGTGTCGTTCGGCGTCTACACGCAGCACCTCGATCGTGCGATCGCCGAGGGCCTGCGCACGGGCGACGCGATCGAGGGCACCGGCGGCCTCGTGACGGTTGGCGGCTACAAGGTCATCACCGACGGTTCGCTGAACACCCGAACGGCCTGGTGCTTCGACCCGTATCCCGGACTCGACGCGCACGAGCACCCATACGGACTCGCGACGGTGCCGTTCGACGAGCTCGTGCCGCTCATGCGTCGCGCGTCGCAGGCCGACCTCACGCCGGCCGTGCACGCGATCGGCGACCAGGCGAACGCGCGCGTGCTCGACGCGTTCGAGCGTGTGGGATGCCGCGGCTCGATCGAGCACGCGCAGCTGCTCCGCCACGAGGACGTCGCGCGCTTCGCCGCGCTCGGCGTCGTCGCGAGCGTGCAGCCCGAGCACGCGATGGACGACCGCGACGTCGCCGAACGCTACTGGGCGGGTCGCACCGACCGCGCGTTCATGCTCGCCGAGCTCGCCACGGCCGGCGTCGAGCTCGCGCTCGGCTCGGATGCTCCGGTGGCACCGCTCGACCCGTGGGTCGCGATCGCCGCCGCGGTGGGTCGCACGCGCGACGGCCGCGACCCATGGCACCCCGAGCAGGCCATCGCCGCTCGGGTCGCCCTCGCGGCATCGACGAACGGCGCGGGCGATACCGTGCGCGAGGGCATGGCGGCCGATCTCGCGGTGCTCGAACGCGACCCGCTCTCGGCCACGGTCGACGAACTGCGCACGATGCCGGTCTCGGCGACCCTGCTGGCCGGTCGGTTCACCCACTCGACGCCGTCGGTCGGCTAG
- a CDS encoding multicopper oxidase family protein, whose translation MLQTRLRRPAVTIGSAIAALAAGGLVALSFAGCGIVAPGPVDTTGEVDFDAPLAIPPLAESHLDADGTRVFALDAQAGSTEFAPGATSATWGFNGSFLGPTLVADRGERVRVDVTNSLDEATTVHWHGMHLPAAMDGGPHQMIEPGGSFSPEWVVDQPAATLWYHPHPHGETESHVTKGLAGMFLLHDEAERALGLPGAYGVDDIPVIVQDAGFSADGVREDAQRGYAGGLGDELLVNGTRGPFLEVGTELVRLRLLNASPARTYAFTWSDARPVELIATDGGLLEASVALDHVRLSPGERAEVLLRVAPGERVVLQSRMTAETAGLEPVVASMNGGADAFDVLEVRAADELAPAASVASKLAEITDFDEADVATTRTFELGDSFEINGEAMDMGRIDETVTVGTLERWVVENSNAVPHSFHVHDVQFRIASIDGEAPPPELAGWKDTIFTEPETTYELLMRFDDYADPGTPYMYHCHLLWHEDQGMMGQFAVVEPGQRATMSEGTHHEH comes from the coding sequence ATGCTCCAGACCCGACTCCGCAGACCCGCTGTCACGATCGGCAGCGCCATCGCCGCGCTGGCCGCGGGCGGCCTCGTCGCGCTCTCGTTCGCCGGATGCGGCATCGTCGCCCCCGGCCCGGTCGACACGACCGGCGAGGTCGACTTCGACGCACCGCTCGCGATCCCGCCGCTCGCCGAGTCGCACCTCGACGCCGACGGCACGCGGGTGTTCGCACTCGACGCGCAGGCGGGCAGCACCGAGTTCGCCCCGGGCGCCACGAGCGCGACCTGGGGCTTCAACGGCTCGTTCCTGGGCCCCACGCTCGTCGCCGACCGCGGCGAGCGCGTGCGCGTCGACGTCACGAACTCGCTCGACGAGGCCACGACCGTGCATTGGCACGGCATGCACCTGCCGGCGGCGATGGACGGCGGCCCGCACCAGATGATCGAGCCCGGCGGCTCGTTCTCGCCCGAGTGGGTCGTCGACCAGCCGGCGGCGACCCTCTGGTACCACCCGCATCCCCACGGCGAGACCGAGTCGCACGTGACGAAGGGCCTCGCGGGCATGTTCCTGCTGCACGACGAGGCCGAGCGCGCGCTCGGCCTGCCCGGCGCGTACGGCGTCGACGACATCCCGGTGATCGTGCAGGACGCCGGGTTCTCGGCCGATGGCGTGCGCGAGGACGCGCAGCGCGGCTACGCGGGCGGGCTGGGCGACGAGCTCCTGGTCAACGGGACGCGTGGCCCCTTCCTCGAGGTCGGGACCGAGCTCGTGCGACTCCGGCTGCTGAACGCGTCACCCGCGCGCACCTACGCGTTCACCTGGAGCGACGCGCGACCCGTCGAGCTGATCGCGACCGACGGGGGCCTGCTCGAGGCATCCGTCGCGCTCGACCACGTTCGGCTCTCGCCCGGCGAGCGCGCCGAGGTGCTGCTGCGCGTCGCCCCGGGCGAACGGGTCGTGCTGCAGTCCCGCATGACGGCGGAGACCGCCGGGCTCGAACCGGTCGTCGCCTCGATGAACGGGGGAGCCGACGCGTTCGACGTGCTCGAGGTGCGCGCTGCCGACGAACTCGCGCCCGCGGCATCCGTCGCTTCGAAGCTCGCCGAGATCACCGACTTCGACGAGGCCGACGTCGCGACCACCCGCACCTTCGAGCTCGGCGACAGCTTCGAGATCAACGGCGAGGCCATGGACATGGGCCGCATCGACGAGACCGTCACGGTCGGCACCCTGGAACGCTGGGTCGTCGAGAACTCGAATGCCGTGCCGCACAGCTTCCACGTGCACGACGTGCAGTTCCGCATCGCGTCGATCGACGGCGAGGCGCCGCCGCCGGAGCTCGCGGGCTGGAAGGACACGATCTTCACCGAACCCGAGACCACGTACGAACTGCTCATGCGCTTCGACGACTACGCCGACCCGGGCACGCCGTACATGTACCACTGCCACCTGCTGTGGCACGAGGATCAGGGCATGATGGGCCAGTTCGCCGTCGTCGAGCCCGGTCAGCGTGCGACGATGAGCGAAGGAACCCACCATGAGCACTGA